The following is a genomic window from Methylomarinum vadi.
ATGGTGAAGAACGATAATTAGGCCGACTGTCGCCAGTGTTCGAGCAGCCTCGCTACCATCCTTCTGGATATCCAGGCTTCTCCGGTTTCGATCACGCGCAGCATTTTTTCGACATAACGGCCTAGCGTCTCGATATTCTGATAACCATTGGCGCCGGCCATAATGCAATCAATGAGTTCCTCGTCCGATTGACACTGGCCTATCACGACGATTTCGGCATCGAAATTGGCTTTTTTCAACACCTTGATGAATTGCGCCGTTCCCTGCTGGCGTACGGCATAATTCAACAAAATGATGGCACCACCACCCTCTTCCATTGCATTCAACAGCTGAATTTCGTTATCGCAGACGACCGCCGCTGCTAGCTCGAAAGCCGCAGCCGAACGTATTTCGTCATCGCTGTCAAAAATATATACGGGGATCATCATAAAAATTTAATACGACCGCTTTCAAATGTTTTAATACTAGAAGTCGATTATGCTTCTGCCTATTGTACAAAAGTACTAAACTGGTAAAAAAATTATCATCACTGCTAGAATGACATGGCTAATCATAGTACTAAGCGACTTTTTTCACCGGCATGTGTTCGTCGAAAAAGTTTAACCGGCAATACTTCGGTAAAATAACAGCATGATTTTAAAACCATTTTTTTTGAATATATTTAAATCAAAGCTATCAGGGTGAACCCAGTGGCGAGTATTTTAATCTATTCAAAAAACCATCAATTATTTGCCAAATACGCCAAGGTTCTCGCCGATGATCATCATGTCAATCAAACCCAGGAACTGAAATCGAATTGCATGGCCGATGTCATCATCGTGGATACCGATTTGCTCGATAATACCAATCAAGTATTCGACTTTATGCAAGAGCACCCCGCCTATTTTCTCATGACCGGCTCGCACTGGCCCGAGGAAAAACAGATCGACGCCATACTTCATGCGGCAGCCGGTTACTTTGACTTGAGCGATCCAGAAAAAATGCTGCATAAGGCAATTCATCATATTTTGCAAGGCGACATCTGGGTGCATCGCCATTTGGTTCCCAAGGTGATCCGCTCGTTGATCCCCAGCAAACCCAGCGAAGACTCCTCGAAAAATGAACACCCATCGGCGGAGCTTCTGAAAACTCTCTCCAACCGGGAAATGGACGTCGCCAACATGATCAGTTCCGGGGAAAGCAACAAACAAATTGCCCACTCCCTCAACATTTCCGAACGAACCGTCAAGGCCCACTTGACCTCGATCTTTCGAAAACTGAACGTACCCGACCGCCTCCACCTGGCCATTTTGTTGAAAGAAAACTCCTGAACGGCAACAATCTCGGAACAATCCAGTGGGGGATGTTATAAAATGCCCTTATTTTGCTAACCCGACAGACACCATGGACGTTATTCAACGCATCGCCGAAGAACTTTCCGTTTCCACTAAACAAGTCAACGCCGCCGTAACCCTACTCGATGAAGGCTCGACCGTCCCCTTCATCGCCCGTTATCGCAAGGAAGTGACCGGCGGACTGGATGATTCCCAATTGCGCTTATTGCAAGAACGGCTGATTTACTTGCGCGAATTAAACGATCGCCGCGAAACCATCCTCAACAGTATCCGTTCGCAAGGCAAGCTGACCGAAGACCTGGAACGGGCGATCCTGACCGCCGACAGCAAGACTCTGCTGGAGGACCTGTATCTGCCTTACAAACCGAAACGCCGCACCAAGGCGCAGATCGCTCGCGAAGCCGGCTTGGAGCCCTTGGCCGATGCATTATTGGAAGACCGATCATTGATTCCGGAACAGGCTGCCGAAGCCTATATCGATGAGAACAAGGGGGTAGCCGATGTCGCCGCCGCCCTCGACGGCGCCCGTCAGATCATCATGGAACGGATTTCCGAGGACGCCGAGTTGCTGCAAGAACTGCGCGAACGCATCTGGAGCAACGGCATCCTGCATGCCACCGTGGTCAAGGACAAGGAAGCGGAAGCCGCCAAATTTAGGGATTATTTCGATTATCAGGAAGCGATCGACAAGATCCCGTCGCACCGGGCGCTAGCACTGTTTCGCGGCCGCAACGAGGACTTGTTGTCTTTGACCTTGAAACCGGCCGCCGAAGACCAGGAAGAGCATCAACGCTGCGCGCAACTGGTCGCGCGCCATATTAATGTCGGCGACACCGGCCGACCGGCCGATGCCTGGCTGGCGGAAACGGCCCGCTTCGCCTGGAAGATCAAGCTGTTCACCCGCATCGACCTGGACCTGAAACTGCGTTTGCGGGAAGCGGCCGAACTGGAAGCGATACGCGTGTTCGCCAGCAATCTGCGCGATTTACTGTTGGCCGCCCCGGCCGGACCGAAAGCGACGCTAGGCCTGGACCCCGGCATTCGCACCGGCGTCAAGGTCGCCGTGGTCGACCCGACCGGCAAATTGCTGGCGACCGACACGATTTATCCGCATGCACCGAAAAACCAATGGGATCAATCGATCGCGACCTTGGCCAAGCTGATCGCCCAACATCAGGTCGAGTTGGTCAGTATCGGCAACGGCACCGGTTCGCGCGAAACCGATCAATTGGTCGCCGACCTGATGAAACTACACAAGGAATTGAAATTCAGCAAAATCATGGTCTCGGAGGCGGGAGCCTCGGTATATTCCGCCTCGGAACAGGCCGCCCGGGAATTTCCCGACCTTGACGTCTCGCTACGCGGCGCCGTCTCGATCGCCCGCCGCCTGCAGGACCCGCTCGCCGAACTGGTCAAGATCGACCCCAAATCGATCGGTGTCGGCCAATATCAGCACGACGTCAACCAGGTGCAACTGGCACGCAGCCTGAACAGCGTGGTCGAGGACTGCGTAAATGCCGTCGGCGTCGATGTCAACACCGCCTCCGTCTCCTTGTTGAAACAGGTGTCTGGCTTGACGCCCAGCGTCAGTGAAAACATCGTCGCCTATCGCGATGCCAATGGCCCATTCAGCAACCGTGAACAATTGAAGAAAGTACCGCGCCTGGGCGAAAAAGCCTATGAGCAAGCCGCGGGCTTTCTCCGCATCATGAACGGCGACAATCCTTTGGATGCCTCGGCCGTGCACCCGGAATCCTACCCCGTCGTCAATGCGATCATCGAGGATACCGGCAAGTCGATCCGCGACCTGATCGGCCAAAGCAGCTTCCTTAGGGGGCTTAAGGCAGCCAATTACACTGATGAACATTTCGGCTTGCCAACCGTGACCGACATTTTGCAGGAACTGGAAAAACCGGGCCGCGACCCGCGCCCTGAATTCAAAAGCGTGCAGTTCAAGGAAGGCGTGGAAAAAATCACTGATTTGCAGGAAGGCATGAGGCTCGACGGCGTTGTCACCAATGTCGCCAACTTCGGCGCCTTCGTCGACATCGGCGTGCATCAGGACGGCCTGGTACATATTTCGCACTTGTCAGACACTTTCGTCAAGGATCCGCGTGACGTAGTCAAGACCGGCGACATGGTCACGGTCAAGGTGCTGGAAGTCGACGTCGCCAGGCAGCGCATTTCCTTGTCGATGAAGAAAAGCACCGAAACAGGGGAGGTCCGCAAGGCGGACAAGGCAAGAAATAGTCATGCCAAGAAAACAAAACCGCAACCTGCCGCACAAAATGCGATGGCCAATGCCTTTGCCCAGGCACTAAAAAAGTAAAATCTGAATGCTCTGCTATACTGTGCTGTGAAAAAGTTGGGTTCCTGATTCGGGACCCAACCGGCAATGAACAGTTACAGGATACCTCATGAAACAAAACAAGCGATCATATATTTCCATTGCCCTAGCCTGCCTGTTGATGGCGATGTCATCCGCAACACTGGCGGACGAACAGGAAAGTTACGGCGATACCGTAGGGCGCAAGGCATTGAACGGTTTCGCCAATCTGACCACCTCCGCATTGGAAATTCCCAAAAACATCATTAATACGACCAATCAAAGCAACGTGGCCTATGGTTTTATCGGTGGTGGCGCCAAAGGTATTCTCAATACGGTGGGCAGAATGATGGTAGGGTTGACCGACTTGATCACCGCGCCGCTGCCTACAAAACCTTACATTTATCCGTTTTATGTCTGGGACGACTTCGATGTCGACACATCTTACGGCCAGGTTTTCCGTCTGAAGGGCGACCCTGACCTCCAACCCTATCAAACAAAAGATTCCAGCTATCAAATGCAAAGATAGGCCGAGTGAGCGGTAGGGTTCGCCGCGTACCCTACCGTTTTAGAATTCATTCGCCCTCTAGGCCGCCGGTTTC
Proteins encoded in this region:
- a CDS encoding response regulator transcription factor; protein product: MIPVYIFDSDDEIRSAAAFELAAAVVCDNEIQLLNAMEEGGGAIILLNYAVRQQGTAQFIKVLKKANFDAEIVVIGQCQSDEELIDCIMAGANGYQNIETLGRYVEKMLRVIETGEAWISRRMVARLLEHWRQSA
- a CDS encoding response regulator transcription factor, whose product is MASILIYSKNHQLFAKYAKVLADDHHVNQTQELKSNCMADVIIVDTDLLDNTNQVFDFMQEHPAYFLMTGSHWPEEKQIDAILHAAAGYFDLSDPEKMLHKAIHHILQGDIWVHRHLVPKVIRSLIPSKPSEDSSKNEHPSAELLKTLSNREMDVANMISSGESNKQIAHSLNISERTVKAHLTSIFRKLNVPDRLHLAILLKENS
- a CDS encoding Tex family protein, with protein sequence MDVIQRIAEELSVSTKQVNAAVTLLDEGSTVPFIARYRKEVTGGLDDSQLRLLQERLIYLRELNDRRETILNSIRSQGKLTEDLERAILTADSKTLLEDLYLPYKPKRRTKAQIAREAGLEPLADALLEDRSLIPEQAAEAYIDENKGVADVAAALDGARQIIMERISEDAELLQELRERIWSNGILHATVVKDKEAEAAKFRDYFDYQEAIDKIPSHRALALFRGRNEDLLSLTLKPAAEDQEEHQRCAQLVARHINVGDTGRPADAWLAETARFAWKIKLFTRIDLDLKLRLREAAELEAIRVFASNLRDLLLAAPAGPKATLGLDPGIRTGVKVAVVDPTGKLLATDTIYPHAPKNQWDQSIATLAKLIAQHQVELVSIGNGTGSRETDQLVADLMKLHKELKFSKIMVSEAGASVYSASEQAAREFPDLDVSLRGAVSIARRLQDPLAELVKIDPKSIGVGQYQHDVNQVQLARSLNSVVEDCVNAVGVDVNTASVSLLKQVSGLTPSVSENIVAYRDANGPFSNREQLKKVPRLGEKAYEQAAGFLRIMNGDNPLDASAVHPESYPVVNAIIEDTGKSIRDLIGQSSFLRGLKAANYTDEHFGLPTVTDILQELEKPGRDPRPEFKSVQFKEGVEKITDLQEGMRLDGVVTNVANFGAFVDIGVHQDGLVHISHLSDTFVKDPRDVVKTGDMVTVKVLEVDVARQRISLSMKKSTETGEVRKADKARNSHAKKTKPQPAAQNAMANAFAQALKK
- a CDS encoding exosortase system-associated protein, TIGR04073 family, translated to MKQNKRSYISIALACLLMAMSSATLADEQESYGDTVGRKALNGFANLTTSALEIPKNIINTTNQSNVAYGFIGGGAKGILNTVGRMMVGLTDLITAPLPTKPYIYPFYVWDDFDVDTSYGQVFRLKGDPDLQPYQTKDSSYQMQR